GCCATGTAGCATGAATAAAGTGTTAGGTTTTCTGTGTAGCCTAAGTATaggcttttcttttttaagacagaaATATGCAATTTTTATAAAAGACAAATAAGCTATTTCTCATGGCGTTTCATGTAATGTCAAAATGTTAAGAAAAGAGCCAAATATTGTTACGCCTGTTTTTTCCTTTCTACAAAGTTAGTGATAAATTGGTCATGTTTATGATAACATGGGTTTAGAGATGGGCTGCTTGTTAGTTGGTGACGTTTGATTGTGGTAGTTGCTGTGCTGGAGCGATACATGCTATGTGATAgtcataaaaatacataatttacatcttcattttaacatttaaaaaaaaaattgccctaatatttttgttttgaactCTTTTCATAGGTTGAACGGTTCTATCAGGAAATCCAAGTCTCTGAAGCACGTTCATTTTACGCATTCCAAATTGCTATTGAAAATATCCATTCTGAAATGTACAGTCTCCTTATTGATACATACATTAAAGATTTTAAACAGAGGTATGTGTGTTATGCATTTCTCCATTTTATCTTGGAATTGCTTATCGCTTGCAAGGCGAATTTGGGTATTTATAGTTAGTGGCATGTATCACTACATTTACTAAAGTAGGAAGGACTTAAATTCTATTTTTCAAAAGGCATTTAAACAATTATGTAATAGTGTCACTTATATTGCAAAGCCCCTCCATTTTTGCACTTagtctagtattttattttattgaattgctGTGTCGGCATTACTATATTACAAGGCGTTTTTGCTTGATGTACTGATTTGTAGTTGGTTCTGCAGTTTTGTCAAATCTCGCTCATGCACTGGTCAGGTTGACTTTGAGGCTCCCAGTGAGATTGGTCCTGTGGCCATGTCATTGTTCAGCTATATTTGACCACATAGTAAAGTCTGCATCCCAGTTGTTTTACTTGTTCATAGCAGATTTTATATAGAAATCTGCTCATTGTTTGAAATTATAGTAAAAATTATCAACATATACTGACCTAACATGTTAATGTATGCATACAATATGTTACACTGCTCTTGTATGAGGTACACTAAGGAAATTATACAAAGTGGCCATTGCTGGTttgctttgatcataggttagAGGCTAAATAACTATTTGTATGTTTTCGTGTCCAAGTATTTATacttcagttttgcctttcaggGATTATTTGTTCAATGCCATAGAGACAATGCCTTGCATTAAAAAGAAAGCCGATTGGGCTTTGAAATGGATTTCTGACAAGGTCCCATATTCAGAGcgtgttgttgcttttgctgggGTAGAAGGAATCTTTTTCTCTGGTTCTTTTGCTGCTATTTTCTGGTTAAAGAAACGTGGCATCATGCCTGGTTTGACATTCAGCAATGAATTAATTAGCAGAGATGAGGTAAGTTTTATTTTGATTGCAAGATAATTCATCCTAAGATTATATTCTAGGCTAAATGATAATAGTAAGAATTTAgggaaaataaaatttctaatatttcttcttGTATCCTATTGAAAAAAAGCAAGTTACAGCTTAGTATTTAAATATtctaactggccagatccagcctcttacaccctacaatgtcattgtaaaaataaacaatcatgtgaGTCCATCATAACTATATCTTTTATAGTGAAAATATTAGTTTTTAAATTCGGTGATGCTGATAATGAATCCAATCAGGGCAGTGGACTGCAGAATGTGCCTTTACATTCGACGTTTCCAtgtgacatttatgtatataggcatgcatatgatgcacacacacatttgcatatattctTACCCTTCAAactgaatgtatacacatagacttAACACGTGCATCTGAGCCAGTTAGTTAATGAAGCATGCACACAAATCTTTTTGACACtttgtaattttatgtatattaaataacttAATCTGACATGAATCCATGTAGAGGCCTGCTGGCAATCGCATCTCTTAAATTACTCCTATTGGACATATTGGATGTTCTTTACACTGAAATGACTTACATGAATATGTTTGACAGTTGTCAAGTCTGGATCAAATCATATCAATGTCTAGGCTAAGCAACATTCTGTCAAAGGGGGATAATCCAATGCTAAAACGTAACATTACCAAGTGCTGTGTACAACTTAATCCAGCTGCCTAATaaactttttttccccttttattcTGTTTTTAGGGTCTCCACACAGACTTCGCTTGCCTTATGTTCAAACACTTAGCTAATCCACCATCACAAGAGAGAGTTTATGAGATCATCACTGATGCTGTTAAGATTGAGCAGGAATTTCTTACCGAAGCACTTCCTTGTAATTTAATTGGTATGAACTGTGACTTAATGAAACGTTACATTGAATTTGTTGCAGACAGACTTCTTGTTGAACTCAATTGTCAGAAGGtaagctttttttttataaaaaaaatttttttttttttttatagttgaaCATCAGTGGTTGGAGTGAAACAGGTTTTCTATCATAACTAGAACATTCCATCTTCTTAGCCCTTTCgttaccagcctggctgaaactggctccgagtacaaatgtgtcataaattttgaattaaattcttccaccaaaccttagtcacaatttatgttcctaacactagcttaatgattactatgttattttactaaattctttcttatatttaaagtaattgaaagaaacacagtatctcaaaataaatacagtaatgaatggGTTAACTGGGTCttatcaaaatttttaattttattttcatgtaataAAACTTGTATTTGATTATGGATGGTTATTGCAAGAGCAAGTAGGGTGATGTAGTAGATCAAGAATCAGCTCTAAGGTTAAGATTTTACCAAAAGTGgttaatgtgtttatattttatgagaaaaaaCCTGTGCACAATTTTAATGTGGGATTTACATTTCTTTGCAGATTTACAACTCTGAGAATCCATTCGATTTCATGGAACACATCTCATTGGAGGGAAAGACTAATTTCTTTGAGAAGAGAGTTGGTGAATACCAAAAAATGGGCGTCATGTCTGGATCGAACCACACATTCACACTTGATGCTGAGTTCTGAAATATCTGGaccttttctaatttatttttcaatagtgTACATAAACTGAAAGATTTACTtgtgaaataatgtaaataaaaaaaaattgtaaaaagagtTATCTTTCTtcaaatgcttttttttcttcttttaattattatttctaggGCTGATACTCATGATGCTAATATACATAACTGGAAAACTGCTAGCTCTTTGCAACACCTCCCTCAATCTTCCTGTTAAAattcactgcctttgtttcaattcataCCGAAAATGATTCTAGTAAAattttatcattaagctggtgttggGGACATAATTTAATGAAGAACTAGTGGATCTGTATAAATTCCAAAAGTTTAAGAGGACCTATTTAAGAaaggatgatttgcatttttatagaATTGTCATTCATTTCCTTGCATTtctgttggtgtttttttttttatatcttatcaCTGTTCCCCTCTGATCCATGCTCTATATCTGTACATCTTTTCTCAGGTAGCTTGCAACTGTGAATTTTCAATACCAACACATCACCACTGTCTCAATATAACTGCTTCCCCTGTCCAACTCTCAATCTACCTTTACTTTCAGTTAGCTTTTTAACCATGTAAGTATTCCTTCCCCACTACACATTAAACATTTTTCTCGTTCTTTACCTCTTCCTTTAGACTTCCTCTCTTCTTCACTCCTCTTTTAGTTCTCTAACTAATGTATAATGGGCAAATgaacaagcagattattatagattttcataaagttttaacattttaaatcCTGAAGTTTCTATCATAAAACCAAG
This DNA window, taken from Octopus sinensis linkage group LG4, ASM634580v1, whole genome shotgun sequence, encodes the following:
- the LOC115210348 gene encoding ribonucleoside-diphosphate reductase small chain, with amino-acid sequence MSLEPVLYKMSINDENQVPMHRSPSKRKVLGESQQQNIITVPQEQILKKDEKMTKKVEVEPLLQESSNRFVMFPIQYQDIWSMYKKAVASFWTVEEVDLSKDLVHWEKLKTDEQHFISHVLAFFAASDGIVNENLVERFYQEIQVSEARSFYAFQIAIENIHSEMYSLLIDTYIKDFKQRDYLFNAIETMPCIKKKADWALKWISDKVPYSERVVAFAGVEGIFFSGSFAAIFWLKKRGIMPGLTFSNELISRDEGLHTDFACLMFKHLANPPSQERVYEIITDAVKIEQEFLTEALPCNLIGMNCDLMKRYIEFVADRLLVELNCQKIYNSENPFDFMEHISLEGKTNFFEKRVGEYQKMGVMSGSNHTFTLDAEF